TGGATTATACATTTAAGTAGTTTTAATGGGATTAAAAAGCTTTGTTTCTAAGAAACGGCTTTCTTGGGGAGTTTATATtacaggaaatatatagcatTCCTTGAATATTTTCGATTCTTTTTTGTTAGATGATCTTCATCAAAATTTAAACCTATCCGAAACTCTATATTGCtaaagttaattttatttttgtaaataaattctGAAGTAGTTGAGAAGCGTAAATTtcctctttaaaaattttgataagctacatatgtacatacatacatatatacagaAAAAGCATCTGGTGATGCAGATAAGCCATAGTCGGTGATTTTTCTATAACAAATCTTTAGAAAAAGTCCACATGGTAAGCTGAGCCAAAAAAAACTTGAGGGCTTgtcgtttttaattaatttagaaACCCTCCAATGGGGAAGAACAAATATTTCTGGACAAATTTATATAGTTTTGCTAAAAGTATGGATTTCTTAATTTAAAACTaactaaaattaaacttttaagaagtataatttataaagtttgtgaataaaatataattcacATATAAAGTTCATAGCATTAGGTCCATCttttttaaatctaaattCTTCTGACATTCTTTCGTTGTCTTGAAAAATCCCCGACTTGGCAGTATCTGCATCTCTTTGAGCTGCGCTTCAAAAGATTCTGCTATATAAGCTCCGGCTTAATGAAGTACAATCATCAGTCGCACAGATCAAGCTGCATACGACAATTGCCAATAACATCAGCTAGTTTTGCTTtctaaaataagtaaataagtTTCCGTCATGAACTTCAACAAGATCTTCGTCTTCGTCGCCCTCATCCTGGCCATTAGCTTGGGTCAGACCAACGCCGGATGGCTGAAAAAGCTGGGAAAAAGAATTGTAAGTTtacctatatattttatagatttatTGATTACAACGAAGACTTGGTTTGACAGGAACGCATTGGCCAACACACTCGGGATGCCACCATCCAGGTCCTTGGAATTGCCCAGCAAGCCGCTACTGTGGCAGCTACTGCCCGGGGTTGAAAAtctattattttgattttgctatttaaaaatgtatttatttattttaagattaaaatataagacaataaattaaaaaaaaaaaaaaattattttaattgtttttatcttATTATACTCTGAAGCAATTATGGAGTTTTGTAGCAAAAGACAAGGTTCTGGTCTTAGGGTCTAGACGAATATTTAAATAGTGGGTCAACTTCGATGAACAAgtatttaatgagaaaagctTATTTTGGGATTTTGAGTACTTTCAATGCTTCTCTAAAAGATTTAAATgtttacaatatttcaaagtaaaaataaaattaggaAATTGAAATTATGTTAGTGAAGCTTTACTTGTTCATAAACGTTTGAAAGCTTACGAGATAGAAAAACGACaactaataatattattagCTCATTGTTATAcaagttttatattttaagtcagcttttatatttcaaaaaataatatatttttttgttcatcttTACAATTCTTATGCTAATTCTGATTCTAATGTTAATTCTGATTCTAATGCTTGGCGcaatttttgtgtaaaaaaatatataaactttttaaatattttgaaagttatttattttttatttcttaggAATGAATTGTACAATAGGTTAGgctcaaataaataatttaaagttaGTTTTAAAGATTCAAAATTTCATCCCCTAGCAGTTGCTGCGACATTGGCGGCCTGTTGAGCGATTCCCAGACCCTGGATAGTGGCATCTCGAGTGTGCTGTCCAACACGTTCCTATAGAAAGGATTCTGAGTTAGCTTAAGTTGAAAATTATATCACTTTTGTTCCACTTACAATTTTCTTGCCAAGCTTTTTGAGCCAACCAGCTTCCGACTGTCCCAGGCTAATGGCCATGATGAGAGCCACAAATACGAAGATCAGGTTGAAGTTCATGTTGGTATTTCTGGATTAATCCTGGTATATGGGATGTGCAATTGTAGGATGATATTGCTTCTGCAACGTTAATTGAGAGACTGATGATTGTGATACGTGGGGCATGAGCTTTTATAGGCGAACTGACAGCTGGAAAGGCTTTGCCAGATAAGGCCTGAATGGGGATTTTTGGTGTAAAAAGTACACGAGAGGAATCAAATCTTCGTGGACACCTATagcggtttttattttaggGGGTTTTCGAGTTTTGACAGAAGTAATTTGGGATTTACATAAACTAATAGGATCGGTAGCTAAGGTTAAAGGCATGAATatcattttaaaacaaatactttattattctataaataaatatctttgTTTCTTAAATCATAATTTGAAACATGGTTTACCTGACTTCGAAGAGAAGCTGTATCAGCAAAAACCTTTGATTCAAAAAATTAAGTCCGTAAATATATCCTTAAGCTCATCTTAATTCATAAGGGTAAAAAACTGGGATCGAATAGGCTTTATAGGGTTGCGGCAAATCGAAGTTAGGAAGAAAGGTATCttcaaaacaacaataaaatcgtataaaatgatttttacAATGaacatatgtatttttaatgtCAAATAATAATTGGTTTTTTATGGAATtgaaaattacccaacttGGTAATCAATTCAATACTATGGAATAATCTTTGGAGCCTAACTTTCTGAAGTACATacacttaattaattaattaatcggCTCTTTGGAATAGAAAAGACAATATTGAAATCTGACTGGGTTTCGAAtatggaaattattttaaattcagaCTGTTCTAttaaatatacttttataaaATTCTGGATAAGTCATTGTTTATTTGATTTcgattataataaaaaactaaaaaccataaaaatgtttttttagttaaaaagatttattttcttaGCCATATATAGTACAATCAttgatatataaataaatatattaatataaggTTGTTAACTTTAGTGTTTAGGTATTATCCTCTGGCAGTAGCTGCAACATTAGCGGCCTGTTGGGCGATTCCCAGACCCTGAATGGTGGCATCCCGAGTGTGCTGGCCAACGCGTTCCTGTTaattaagtaaatattttagtGTTTTGCTCGAGTTATATTTATTGGTAAAGAAAACTAACGATTTTCTTGCCAAGCTTCTTCAACCATCCAGCTTCGGATTGTCCCAAGCAAACAGCCAGGATGAGGGCAACAAATACGAAGATCTTGTTGAAGTTCATTGTAAAGatgtttgtttattgttattagTTAAAATAAACGGGAGAAGCTGATGCTTTTGCGGTTACAGACAAATCTGATAGATTGATGTCTGATCAGCCAGACGCAAGCGCTTTTATAGGCGAATCCACAATTTGAGAAACGCTGGCGATAAGATTTCCGAAGGGGGTTTTGCTGTAAAAAATCACACACTGCAGAATTGAATCAGATTATGGAAGGTAATGTCCGCCTTGCACGAAGAAAGCAAGACAATGAATAGATTACGGGAATTacaaagaatataaaataaacaaacatgaATAAATTATGACTACTACAGTACCTTTAACTAAAATCCTAAACAgctaaattaaatattaatttattgaaactaactcaaaatatatgtacatctcttaatatatatatttatattatgaATTATATATGTACAGTGAGACATATATATGACATGTGATATATGACAGTGAgaatatatacttatatatttattgtaaAAGAAAATAAGTTAAAGTTAAAGTTTAGGTAATAAAATATAGCGGTAAAAACATTATGAAGTGAAAGCTTATTACCCATAATAAACAAATGGGctaaaaagggaaaaaaaatCACGTACATCTGAATCAtcagaaaaatattaattcaaACTTATTCCCCGCCAATATTAAAGGCTATCTTGGTAACGCTTGCGCCCTCTGTAGGAAACCAAACATACTAAGAACTGTCAAGCGGTATTTTTCATGGCGGATCTggtatatttttagtttttgataATGCGTTCACAccttaaagttttaaactaaGTTTCTATGattttctttaagtttttagttttaaaaataaaaaccaaaaatattttaagaggTGGAATCTCTGTTTATTCAGTTACTTCAATATTAAAatggaataaataaatgcagtagactaaaaatatttagggaaattttttttaccatgACTGGGCACACCTTTTCAGTCTTTTTTCTCGCACCACTGCCACACTGCGCAGCCCGACTTCCTTTCTGTCAAAATAGTCGACAAAGGTGGTACATTTTTCTATAACTTCATgccgaaaatggccaaaaaacgCGACAAGAGCAGCGAAATAGTGATGCATCCCGCTTAACCAAAgattgtttattaaatataacccATTAAATGGGTGGAAATTCATACAAATAAAGCTGATTGCCTGCGATTAAGAAATTGTATGAAGCTGCGGTGGCGGTGAACTAAATACTAGCTCGCACTTGCATTGTTGCGCGAAAAAATGGATTGTTTATTGATTACTAATGAAGCATCCTGTCATGTTTGCAGATGGCTATCGGCTCCAAGATTATCAAGCCCGGCGGCGCAGATCCCGATGACTTCGAGAAGTCCATTGCCCAGGCTCTTGTCGAGCTGGAGGCCAACAGCGACTTGAAGCCTTACCTGCGCGATCTGCACATCACCCGTGCCCGTGAGATCGAGTTCGGAACCAAGAAGGTAATATCAGTTAATCTCCCTCCTTAATATTCGTGGTCCTCTAATCCCAGTTCGATCCCCCCCACAGGCCGTCATCATCTACGTGCCCATTCCACAGCAGAAGGTGTTCCAGAAGATCCAGATCATCCTGGTTCGCGAGCTGGAGAAGAAGTTCTCGGGCAAGCACGTTGTCGTCATTGGCGAGCGCAAGATCCTGCCCAAGCCCACTCGCAAGGCCCGCAACCCCCTGAAGCAGAAGCGTCCCCGCTCTCGCACCCTGACGGCCGTCTATGACGCCATCCTGGAGGATCTGGTCTACCCCGCCGAGATTGTTGGCAAGCGCATCCGCGTCAAGCTGGATGGCTCCCAGCTGGTCAAGGTGCACCTGGACAAGAACCAGCAGACCACCATTGAACACAAAGTAAGTGTGTGAACCAAGAGAAACATTCAACCAGCTTAAGCATCGTGTGTTTCTCAACGTCTCTACGATATTTGCGTTTCCTTTTCCATGGACCGTAATCTTCGCTTTGAGACGTAGAACATCCATGACCAATAACTCGTTACTGCAGGCATTAGGCACTAGTGCAGTCCTGCATCTCCATATATTGGCCACAAACTGGTCTATCCTTCCGTTCTTGTGTTATTTGCTGGATAATCTACCCAAGACCAGTGATTGTCAAAAAGAACGAAGAATATGTAACTTGGCAGCTAATCACTCCATAATGTTGAGCCGACTAACCAGGGCTACTGCATTACTAAATGTATGCTACAGTACTATATGATCTTATGTTATAGATTAATTCTTATCGGAACTTTagattgaaaaataattgtatGTTAGAATCGTCTCCCGTTCTTGTGTTTTTCGCTGGATAATCTCCTCAAGACCAGTGATTGTCAAAAAGAACGAAGACTATAGGCAGCTAATCACTCCATAATGTTGAGCCGATTAACCAGGGCTACTGCATTACTAAATGTATGCTACATAGAAATATTCCCCAACAGGCAGAGTTAGAAACTTTCTAAGAGTACAGCACCGTTCTTGTGTTATTCACTGGATGTTATTACCAAATCCAGTGATTGTCAAACAGAACGCAGATCAAAGCAAACTAATCACTCCATAATGATGGGCCGACTTAACCCTGGGCCACTTCATTACTAAATGATTGCGACATTAGCACTTTTCAGTCAACTGCACCGTTCTTGTGTTATTTGCTGGATAATCTCCTCAAGACCAGTGATTGTCAAACAGAACGCAGAATAATCACCAGGCAGCTAATCACTCCATAATGCTTAGTCGACTTTAACCAGGACTACAGCATTACTAAATGCGCGCCATATGTTTAAATCTTTAGTTTGTGTACCGTTCTTGTGTTATTCCCTGGATGTTTCACCCTAATTCAGAGATTGTCAAACAGAACGAAGAGCATATTCCAGGCAACTAATCACTCCATAATGATGCGTCTAACTTATCCAGGACTACACCATTACTAAATGATTGCTATATTCTTACTTTATTCTAAAACACACGATGCACTTCTATGCCGCTTATTTGCCTCCCAAGCACCGTATAGTTTTCCTGGTGGCTTGGGACTTCCTATATCGGCGGCAGATTAATCCAACCTTTTGGGCAATATCTTCGTTGTGGTATCTCAGCTGCAACGGAGGTCTCGAAAGTTGTACacatttatacaaaaaaatacccGTATTTACTTTGTAAACTAATCAAAATATCCTTTTCTTCCAGGTTGACACCTTCACCTCGGTCTACAAGAAGCTGACTGGCCGCGACGTTACCTTCGAATTCCCCGACAACTACCTGAATGTCTAGAGCGGGTTCTCGCACATCGTCGCGATGGTTCGGTTTGGTTCATCTGGGAAAGTCACCCCGTTCTGTTGTGCAGAAGATGAGTTTTTTACATGAGCTAGAGAACGTAACgtgaataaacaaaaaaaccttttaaaaCTAAGCACCATCCAATTAAGCCAACTTTGTGTTTGTTGTCACTGCGCCATTGGGTCATCTTGTTCTAGGCGTTGTTACACGTGTTTCAAA
The Drosophila bipectinata strain 14024-0381.07 chromosome 3R, DbipHiC1v2, whole genome shotgun sequence DNA segment above includes these coding regions:
- the LOC108121875 gene encoding cecropin-C is translated as MNFNKIFVFVALILAISLGQTNAGWLKKLGKRIERIGQHTRDATIQVLGIAQQAATVAATARG
- the LOC108121760 gene encoding cecropin-A2 yields the protein MNFNLIFVFVALIMAISLGQSEAGWLKKLGKKIERVGQHTRDATIQGLGIAQQAANVAATARG
- the LOC122321551 gene encoding cecropin-C, which encodes MNFNKIFVFVALILAVCLGQSEAGWLKKLGKKIERVGQHTRDATIQGLGIAQQAANVAATARG
- the RpS7 gene encoding small ribosomal subunit protein eS7, encoding MAIGSKIIKPGGADPDDFEKSIAQALVELEANSDLKPYLRDLHITRAREIEFGTKKAVIIYVPIPQQKVFQKIQIILVRELEKKFSGKHVVVIGERKILPKPTRKARNPLKQKRPRSRTLTAVYDAILEDLVYPAEIVGKRIRVKLDGSQLVKVHLDKNQQTTIEHKVDTFTSVYKKLTGRDVTFEFPDNYLNV